The following DNA comes from Kitasatospora sp. NBC_01287.
GGCTGGTGGCGGGAGGGACCGTGATGATCGTGCTGGCGATCCCCGCCTTCTCGATGCGGCTGAGCTTCGAGGACAACAGCACCGAACCGCGCGACACCACCGGCTACGCCGCGTACCGGATCCTCGGCGAGGGCTTCGGCCCGGGCTTCGACGCGCCGTTCGTCGTGGTCACCGAACTGCCGCCGGGCACCGGCGGCGGCGGTACGAGCAGCAGCGGCGGTTCGGGCACCGGCGGTTCGGGCACCGGCGGTTCGGGCAGCGCCGTCGGCACCACCGCCGTGGCGCCGCTGGTCGCGGCCGTCGCGCACACCCCGGGCGTCGCCGCCGTCACGCCGCCGCAGATCAGCCAGGACGGCCGGGCCGCGCTCTTCATCGCCTACCCGACCACCGCGCACCAGGACGCCGCGACGCCCGAACTGCTCGACCGGCTGCGCGGCCAGGTGATCCCCGCCGCCGTCCAGGGCACCGGCCTGGTGGTCCGGGTCGGCGGGCCCACGGCCGGCGACACCGACTTCGCCTCCGAGGTCACCGATCGGCTGCCCTGGCTGATCGGCACGGTGATCGGCCTGTCGCTGGTGCTGCTGCTGTTCCTGGTCCGCTCGGTGGCGATCGCGGTGAAGGCGGCGGTGATGACGCTGCTCTCGGTGGGCGCGGCCTTCGGGGTGCTGACGGTGATCGTCCAGTGGGGCTGGCTGAGCGGCCCGCTCGGGTTCCCGACCACCGCGCCGATCACCGCCTGGGTGCCGCTCTTCATCTTCCCGATCCTCTTCGGCCTCTCCACCGACTACGAGGTCTTCCTGGTCTCCCGGATCCGCGAGGAGTACGACGCCGGGGCCGAGACCGGCGAGGCGGTCGCGCGCGGCCTGGGGCGCACCGCCCGGGTGATCACGGCGGCCGCGGCCATCATGGTGACCGTCTTCCTCTCGGTGCTGGCCACGCCCGACATCGCGGTGAAGGAGTTCGGACTCGGGCTGGCGGTGGCGGTCTTCCTGGACGCCACGGTGGTCCGGATGGTGCTGGTGCCGGCCATCATGGAACTGCTCGGCAGCCTGAACTGGTGGCTGCCCGCACCGCTCGCCCGGCTGCTGCCGCAACCCGCCTGACCGACGCGCCCGACGCACCCGACGCGCCGACGCGCCACCGGGCCGTCACGCCACCGGGCCGCCGGGCCACCAGGCCACCGGGCCACCAGGCCAAGGCTGTTCAGTCGACGGTCGGGACCGGCGTCTGGTTGAACGCGTAGTAGACCGCCAGCACCCCGTGGACGGCCAGCGCCAGCGGCGCGGAGAGGAAGGCGATCAGCACGGTGATCGGGTAGACCACCAGCCCCAGGCTGAACCGCAGCCGGGTGGCCCGCGCCGCGTCCAGGTCGACCCGCTCGTCGAAGCAGTGGCCGGTGCGGGTGGCGTTGAACCAGAAGACGGTGAAGGTGACGGCGTGGGCCACCATGGTCGCCCCGTAGACGGCCGCGGCCACGTGGGCGGCCTCGGGGCGGCGCAGGTTCTGCGCCAGCAGCGCGGTGGGGAACGGAAGCACCGCGACGACCAGCAGGAGCAGCAGGTTGAGGAAGACCAGGGTGCGGTCGACCCGGGCGATGTAGCTGAAGACGGTGTGATGATTGACCCACATCACCCCGATCACCAGGAAGCTGACCAGGTACGCGCAGTAGGACGGCCACTCGGCGCCCAGCGCGTGCCAGAGCCCCTGGGCGCTGCGGGCCTCGGGCACGTCGATGTCGAGCACCAGCAGCGTGATCGCGATCGCGAACACCCCGTCGCTGAAGGCCTCCACGCGGGCGGAGTCGGTGGTCCGGGTCAACGTCAGCTCGGTGGTCACGCGGTGAGGATCTCAGCCTGGCCGCGCCCGGGCGCGGGGCACGCGGACGGGCGCGGCGGGGGTCGCTCTGCTGGGCGAGCGCGGTGCGTCGTCCGGCCGACGCATCGTCACCGCACGTGCGGGGGCGTGGTGCTGACCGGCGGGAGAGCGCGGGAGCACGCCGTCCGTTTGCCGCCGGTGTCCTGATCATCGGATCGTCACCATGGGTACATGACGACGGAGAGCACGACGAATTCAAGCCGAGGCGCGGGACCGGTGGCCGAGCCACCAACCGGGGCGCGGGCCCAGGGCGGCGCCTTGGCCGTACTACAGAAGTTCTACGCGGCCGAGGCGGCTTACATCGCCGCCGGAGGCATGGGCAGGGCGAGCTTCGACGAGCTCGCCGAGTGTCTCGACCCCGAGGTGCTGATGCACCAGGCACCCGGGTTGCCTTATGGGGGCACCTGGCGGGGGGCGCGTGGCATCGAGGAGTTCATGGCCGCGATGAGCGAGGCGTGGCAGTCGCTGGAGTTCTTCGAGCAGCGATTCGTTGTCGAGGGAGACACTGTCGTGGTGCTGAACCGGGGTCGCCTGCGGGCCCGCGCCACCGGTCGGGCCCTGGACACGTCGGTCATGCAACTGATCACCGTCAAGGACGGGCTCATCTCCGAGATCCACCCGTTCTACTGGGACACCATGGCGGTCGCCGAGGCCTTGCGTCCGCAGTAGGCCCGGTCGGCGGGCGGCGGGCGGCGGGCAACAGCCACCGGCCGGGCTCCGCGTCACGGCTGTCAGTTCCGCCGGTTACTGTTTCGCTACCTGATCACGCGTTCGAGTGGTGAGCGCGTCGGCGGACGAGGACAGGCGAGGTGGAGCGGTGCGGCGCTGGGAGTACGTCGAGGGGAGCTCGGCGAAGTTCTGGGAGGCGGCAGCCGAGGGCGGCACGCTGACGGTCCGGTACGGGCGCGTCGGGACCGCCGGGCGCGAGCAGTCGAAGGAGCTCGACTCCGCGCAGTCCGCGCTCGACCAGTTGGCCAAGCTGATAGCCGAGAAGGAGCGCAAGGGCTATCGCGAGGTCGAGGCCGCAGCCGAGGCCGCCACCGCCACCGAGGCGCCGGCCCAGCCCCAGCAGCACGCCGCCGCCGTCACCGCCACCGTCACCGCCACCGTCACCGTCACCGCCGAGCGGCCCGACGAGACCACCTTCACCCTGCCGCCCGCCTGGCAGCGCGCCCTGCACCCGCGGCGCGGCGGCATCGCCCGCCCGGCCGGCCCGCTCGCCGAGCGTGCCGGGGTGAAGCTCGAAAAGCTGCTGCGGAGCCAGGCGGACTGGATCGAGCGGATGCTCACCGCCGAGAAGAGCGACCAGGAGCTGGTCGCCGCCGCGCGGGCCCAGCAGCTGGGCTCCGCCAGTCCGTTGGGCACCGCCGTGCTCGCCGTGCTGGCGTACACCGCGCAGACCGACTACGCCGTGCTGGCCGACGCCTGGGTGGCCGCCCACGGGCTGCCCTTCGCCGCCCGCACCGTGGTCGAGTGCTTCGAGGTCGAGCCGCGCTGGCACCAGCAGGGTGGGCAGACCAGCGACCATCACGTGACCTGGCGCGCCGCGAACTCCCACCACCGTGTGGCACTGCCGGCCGCCGACCGGGTCCGCGCACTCCTCGCGGAGGCCGACGAGGAGACCTACCGCGCCGCCGTCGCGGCCCTGGCCACCGCCCGTGACGGGGGTCGGCGCCGGATCGTCGCCGCCTACCTGGTCCCGACCGAGACCGCGTGGGTCGACGAGTGCTGTGCCGACCTCGCGCCCGCCGCCGGCCACCAGGCCGCCCACCTCCGTTCGATGCTGGTGCGCTCGCTGAGCTCGCCCGAGCAGGCCGCCGGGCTCACCGAGCTGTCCGACCTCGGCTGGCACGGCTGGTCGACGGACGTGATCGGGACGGTCGCCGAGGGCATCGGCACCGCGCTGGCCCCGCTGATCGGCGCCCACCTGGAGGAGGTGTGGATCGACGCCGGCACCGTCAGGACGGTCGCCGCGACCCTGCGCGAGGTGCCCAGCGACGAGGCGTTCGAGCTGCTGCTGGGCGCGGTCGCGGAGAAACACGTCCGGGCCGAGCTGATGGCCGCGATGAACCGCTACCCGGTGCGCGCGCTGCGCCTGCTGCCGAAGGCGGCGGACGACCGGACGGACCAGGGCAGCCTGCTCAAGCGGCTGCTCATCACTCATGTGACGGCCCATCAGGAGCTGGCGCTGGCCGTGCTGCCGGAGCTGCCCGCCGAACTCGCCGAGGTGATCAGGCCGCTCGCGGAGCAGGCCGACCGACTCCCGGCGGCCCCGGCCGAGGCGCTGCCCGCGCTGCTCACCAGCCCGCCGTGGACGGTCAAGCGGCGCGCCGGCAAGCCGCAGCTGGTCACCGGGCTGACCGCGTCGGACACCGGGAGCGTGCACTGGCTGCCCGGCGAGTCGGACGAGTGGCGCGCCACCACCTCCTGGTTCTCCGACTGGAGCCCGCAGCAGGCCGATTGGGAGCACCTGCTCTCCCGGCAGCGGGCAGGCCTGCTCGGCTCCTACGAGGCGGTGGGGCTGTTCACCCACGGGCCGATCGAGCTGGTCGCGCCGCTGCTCCCCGACTGGCCGGGGCCGCCGAACCTGTGGGAGGGCGGGAACGGGCTCAAGCCGCTGATCGCCCGCCACGGCGTCACCGCGCTGCCAGTGGCTCTGCGGGTGGTCGGCAGTCTGGGCTCGGCCCTGCCGCTGCTGCTGCCGTTCCGCTCGGTCGAGGTCGCCCGGCTGATGGCGGACCGGCTGGCCCGGCTCAAGTCGGCTGCCGCCACCGCCCGTTCCTGGTTCACCCGGCACGGGTCGGCGGCCGCCGAGCTGCTGGTCCCCGACGCGGTCGGCGCGGTGGGCCCGGAGCGGCGCAACGCCGAGGGCGCGCTGCGCCTGATCGCCGCCGTCCACGGCGCCGAGGCCGTGCGCGCGGCCGCCACCCCTTACGGCGCCGAGGCCGCCGGCGCGCTCGACGCGCTGCTCACCGACGACCCGCTGGCGGCCGCGCTGCCCGCCAGGCTGCCGGCCATCGGCGCCTGGGCGGACGCCCGGCTGCTGCCCCAGCTGGTGCTGCGCGGCGACACCGCTGACGCTCCCGCCACCGCTCCCACCTTCACCGCCACCACCCTCACTGCCACCACCCTCACTGCCACCACCGCGCACCGCCACGCGCTGCCGGCCGACGCGGCCCAGCACCTGATCACCATGCTGGCTCTGTCCAAGCCCGGCGCGGAGTATCCGGGGGTCGCCATGGTGGCCGAGCTCTGCACACCCGCGTCGGCGGCCGAATTCGGCTGGGCACTGTTCGAGTTGTGGCGGCTGGCGGGAATGCCCCCGAAGGACTCCTGGGCCCTGCACGCGCTGGCCCTGCTCGGCGACGACGACACGGTCCGCCGGCTGACGCCCGTGCTGCGCGCCTGGCCCGGCGAGGGCGCCCACCAGCGCGCCGTCGACGGCCTGGAGGTGCTCGCCGCGATCGGCAGCGACGTGGCGCTGCTGCACCTGCACGGGATCGCCCAGCGGGTGAAGTTCAAGGCGCTCAAGGTCCGGGCACAGGAGAAGATCGCCGAGGTGGCGGCCGGGCTCGGGCTCTCCGGCGAGCAGCTGGCCGACCGCCTGGTGCCGGACTTCGGCCTGGATCCGGACGGCACCACCGTGATCGACTACGGCCCGCGCCACTTCACCGTCGGCTTCGACGAGCAGCTGCGCCCCTACGTGCTGGACCAGGACGGCAGGCGCCGCAAGGACCTGCCCGCCCCCGCCGCCCGGGACGACGCCGAGCTGGCGCCCGCCGAGCGCAAGCGCTTCGCCGCGCTCAAGAAGGACGTCCGGACCGTGGCGGGCGACCAGGTGCACCGCCTGGAGCAGGCGATGGTGGCCGGCCGGTCCTGGACGGCGGCCGAGTTCCGCGAGCTCTTCGTCCAGCACCCGCTGCTCTGGCACCTGGTGCGCCGCCTGCTCTGGCTCGCCGAGACCCAGGTCGGGACCGAGCCCGAGACCGGGACAGACGGCCGAGCGACTGAGCCAGACCGCCGAGCGACCGGGACAGACCTCCGAGCGACCGAGGCCGACGGCCGGGTGACCGCCTTCCGGGTGGCCGAGGACCGCACCTTCGCCGATGTCGAGGACGAGCTCTTCGCACTGCCCGAGGACGCCACCGTCCGCCTCGCCCACCCGCTGCACCTGGGCCAGGCGCTGGCAGCCTGGTCGGAGGTCTTCGCGGACTACGAGATCCTGCAGCCGTTCCCGCAGTTGGGGCGCGCGGTGCACCGGCTGACCGAGGAGGAGGCGGGCAGCGCGCGGCTGACCAGGTTCGAGGGCCGCACCGTGACGACCGGCAAGCTGCTCGGGCTGGTGCGGCGCGGCTGGGAGCGCGGCGAGCCGCAGGACGCGGGGGTCGAGCGGTGGCTGTCGCGCCGGCTCGGGCTCGGCCGCTACCTGGTGCTGGCGCCGAGCGAGGGCATCGCGGTGGGCGCGATCGACGCCTTCCCCGAGCAGCGGGTGGAGACCGTCTGGCTGGACACCCGGCCGGGCGACCACTGGGGGCGGCACGAGTACTCGCTGC
Coding sequences within:
- a CDS encoding MMPL family transporter produces the protein MTSALAYLGFLGRLGRFCYRRRRLVLLLWVGGTILLLVVGFGFAAPADNDFTGGRSQSAQAQQLIKEHFPERQGGSLTLAVQAPAGVTSPAVRARVDALTAQLGSAANITAVHSPYSSPGQISADGQSAFATLQSTSNPIPTAEVEQMISQVEAAGGNGVVFALAGADVVTAETPYGGASDAIGALAAMLVILIAFGSLLAMGLTMLAALFGIGSGLALIFLLGYLFPAPSFSPIVSTLLGLGVGIDYALFIVTRYREGLADGLLPEDAVVVAIARAGRSVLFAGATVVIAMLGLFVVQQKLLNATAVAASATVLMTMIAAITLLPALLGYAGRGIDRFKLPYLGRTGSRSPMAERWARVIQRRPVTGLVAGGTVMIVLAIPAFSMRLSFEDNSTEPRDTTGYAAYRILGEGFGPGFDAPFVVVTELPPGTGGGGTSSSGGSGTGGSGTGGSGSAVGTTAVAPLVAAVAHTPGVAAVTPPQISQDGRAALFIAYPTTAHQDAATPELLDRLRGQVIPAAVQGTGLVVRVGGPTAGDTDFASEVTDRLPWLIGTVIGLSLVLLLFLVRSVAIAVKAAVMTLLSVGAAFGVLTVIVQWGWLSGPLGFPTTAPITAWVPLFIFPILFGLSTDYEVFLVSRIREEYDAGAETGEAVARGLGRTARVITAAAAIMVTVFLSVLATPDIAVKEFGLGLAVAVFLDATVVRMVLVPAIMELLGSLNWWLPAPLARLLPQPA
- a CDS encoding TMEM175 family protein, producing the protein MTTELTLTRTTDSARVEAFSDGVFAIAITLLVLDIDVPEARSAQGLWHALGAEWPSYCAYLVSFLVIGVMWVNHHTVFSYIARVDRTLVFLNLLLLLVVAVLPFPTALLAQNLRRPEAAHVAAAVYGATMVAHAVTFTVFWFNATRTGHCFDERVDLDAARATRLRFSLGLVVYPITVLIAFLSAPLALAVHGVLAVYYAFNQTPVPTVD
- a CDS encoding nuclear transport factor 2 family protein; the protein is MAEPPTGARAQGGALAVLQKFYAAEAAYIAAGGMGRASFDELAECLDPEVLMHQAPGLPYGGTWRGARGIEEFMAAMSEAWQSLEFFEQRFVVEGDTVVVLNRGRLRARATGRALDTSVMQLITVKDGLISEIHPFYWDTMAVAEALRPQ
- a CDS encoding DUF4132 domain-containing protein — its product is MRRWEYVEGSSAKFWEAAAEGGTLTVRYGRVGTAGREQSKELDSAQSALDQLAKLIAEKERKGYREVEAAAEAATATEAPAQPQQHAAAVTATVTATVTVTAERPDETTFTLPPAWQRALHPRRGGIARPAGPLAERAGVKLEKLLRSQADWIERMLTAEKSDQELVAAARAQQLGSASPLGTAVLAVLAYTAQTDYAVLADAWVAAHGLPFAARTVVECFEVEPRWHQQGGQTSDHHVTWRAANSHHRVALPAADRVRALLAEADEETYRAAVAALATARDGGRRRIVAAYLVPTETAWVDECCADLAPAAGHQAAHLRSMLVRSLSSPEQAAGLTELSDLGWHGWSTDVIGTVAEGIGTALAPLIGAHLEEVWIDAGTVRTVAATLREVPSDEAFELLLGAVAEKHVRAELMAAMNRYPVRALRLLPKAADDRTDQGSLLKRLLITHVTAHQELALAVLPELPAELAEVIRPLAEQADRLPAAPAEALPALLTSPPWTVKRRAGKPQLVTGLTASDTGSVHWLPGESDEWRATTSWFSDWSPQQADWEHLLSRQRAGLLGSYEAVGLFTHGPIELVAPLLPDWPGPPNLWEGGNGLKPLIARHGVTALPVALRVVGSLGSALPLLLPFRSVEVARLMADRLARLKSAAATARSWFTRHGSAAAELLVPDAVGAVGPERRNAEGALRLIAAVHGAEAVRAAATPYGAEAAGALDALLTDDPLAAALPARLPAIGAWADARLLPQLVLRGDTADAPATAPTFTATTLTATTLTATTAHRHALPADAAQHLITMLALSKPGAEYPGVAMVAELCTPASAAEFGWALFELWRLAGMPPKDSWALHALALLGDDDTVRRLTPVLRAWPGEGAHQRAVDGLEVLAAIGSDVALLHLHGIAQRVKFKALKVRAQEKIAEVAAGLGLSGEQLADRLVPDFGLDPDGTTVIDYGPRHFTVGFDEQLRPYVLDQDGRRRKDLPAPAARDDAELAPAERKRFAALKKDVRTVAGDQVHRLEQAMVAGRSWTAAEFRELFVQHPLLWHLVRRLLWLAETQVGTEPETGTDGRATEPDRRATGTDLRATEADGRVTAFRVAEDRTFADVEDELFALPEDATVRLAHPLHLGQALAAWSEVFADYEILQPFPQLGRAVHRLTEEEAGSARLTRFEGRTVTTGKLLGLVRRGWERGEPQDAGVERWLSRRLGLGRYLVLAPSEGIAVGAIDAFPEQRVETVWLDTRPGDHWGRHEYSLRLGELDPVLASEVLADLTDLTEPAELTTG